Part of the Juglans regia cultivar Chandler chromosome 14, Walnut 2.0, whole genome shotgun sequence genome, ACAGGCGGCATAGTagtatttctaaaatttaaatatttaaaataaaaatatatgaatttataaactgaatttttaattatttaatagatttatccttataagtataaatattatgagCACTACTTGATATGCCTATATTCTTCAGGTCCGTTTGGATTgatatatgagataagatgaattgagatgatttgtgaataataatgaataatagtgagatgagttgagttgagtctCAATCCAAACTGGTTATTCAAGATTTCTTAAAATCCATACATAAATTATGAAGATGGGTTCTGCCGTAATGGACTAGATAGATCACAAATACGAGGTACCACAAAAAGGGTAAACTAGCTCAAAATTGTTAACTCTTAATTTTAAGCATGCTTGAAGCAATAGAGTGGTAAAATGTTGCTGCTACAATTACAACATATTAAACACGTACAAAACTCACTATTTTcaatttcgtaccgtactgACGATTGGGCCGGTACATGTACCGTATACGTTTCGTAGTGGCCCAAATACCAGCCGTACCGACCTCAATTTTGGcatgtaccggcctatatttcggtcGGTACCGATCGATATTttggttttcaattttattttttatttttttcaaactgcaagcttatttttttatctctaattcagactaggctatttataatttatatatatgtatttatatataatttattcatatatagactattattttgaaatataatttatatatataatttattcatatatcgactattctgaaacggtacacgaaatgatatcgatatcgaaatatttcatttcaatatctTGATCGATACGACTTCCGATacgatatttaaaacattgacAAAACCACACAAAATCTTCCTTCTTGTACCATGGAACAGAGACAACTTTTATCCAATCCACTTACGTGGTACTTccatataataataagaatagataaATGCCATAGACAATTCTTAAATATACAGGTCATGCACAGGCCTTTTTCAAAAGGGtgggctactctgccgcccgtCTTTACTGTTAGCATAttgtttagttattttttttaatatatttaaatatttttaaaaaatataaaatatactaatacacttaaaatctattccataatcattaaataataataaaaaaaagtcaggTGGTCACTTTGAGCattaaaataagagataaagtagtgttttctttttcaaaaaaattggatccagaaaaattaaaatttacatatttttcataatgacgtggatttttattttataaaatatgagacttttacatttaagatttgtatatatatataatatacaatactGGATTTTATATGGTGAAAGAAACATGTCCATATCTAGAGAACAGCACATGtggaaacattaaaaaattaaaatgctgcTGCTCAATTGCTTGTCTCCTCCACCTACCTCAATGGATTAGACCATACTTACACCCCAACAACAACACATAGGTATAGCAATATCTATACTGTCACTGTAGTATACGGCATTGAGCACCTTGCCTCATATTCAACCAAGCAGTCTGGCCCATACAGTCCACATTAtagctattttttataaaaaaaaattttactgttTATCATTCCCacatcatatattaatatataatttatcattttatttaaatacacgtatttacacattaatatatatatatttaaataaaaataataaatcatatagtAACGtgtgatataaaaaataagaaaaataataagtagaatatttctttttcataggATGAAAGTTAAACAttcttttcaaatcaaattatcttcTGTCAATAGTTTAGAGAATAGTCTGGCCCATACACGGGTCTACATGCATGGGGAGACTCGGGCTCTTTTATCTTGTCTTaatatttaactattttaaatataaatattttttaatttttaatatttttatttaattattacctaatcattataattttttaaaatttataaacaaaatctaaaaataactcaaaatttttaaattttaaaataaaaattatattctaacaatattttaattttataatatttttattcaacttttttttttctctcatttttcaaaactccataGAACATTAAGATTCAAACTTTTTACTAcatttcacaaattatttcattacaatttatagaatatcttatctcattttatatcacTGTTCAAACCAGGCCTTATCTACAACTCGAGACGGACGTTATGTTTGAGAGTCATGGCCAAGCGCGTTAAGACACAAAATCAATTGGATgctgtttggatattgagttgagatgagatgagttgaaatgaaaattaaaaattgaataaaatattattttttaatattattattatttagagatttgaaaaaattgaattgtttattatattttatatgaaaatttaaaaaattataataataagataaaatgagataaaataagatcaaacgGAACACTTTTATTACCTGAAGGGGTGGAGTGAAGATGCTGaacaattttcaaatttctatgaAGGCTATTGAAGCAAGAGCTGAGTTATCAATCGAAACTCGAATTTGAGAATTAGCACTGTTACAGAAATCTAAGATTTGTGCAGAAAACCAATCACCACTGcataattatactataatagAAAGCAGAGGGAGAAACACATAattagatttatataaatgaatgATATGAATGAAGAGTAGCGTTACATATACTTATAACTTTATTTACaacatttttatcaatttttttaaaaaaattataatttaaattttatgatttttaacgTATCACTGACAGATAAAACTTCTGCAGCTGTTGGATACTTTCTAAAACCGATAAGTATATTAACatgatatttattatagaatattttccaaaaattaaatagattCAAATGGGTTTAAACAACATAAATGTTCGGTCTatacataaatcttatataaaacAGTTTACGTTATTTTATGTGATCCATCAaattgtaagattatttttattataaaatagatataatatattacatttaaTCACGCTAGCATATAAATCTTACTATACACACTTaacgaaaaaaaataattctaacatATTTTAGAGCAATATTTTTACTTAGGGCATGTTTGGTACtcaagacaaaatataaaattttcatttcatctcatctcatcattacatgtttttcaaattctcatacaaaatataataaataattcaattttttcaaatcccaatacacatttttcaaattctaaaacaataataatattaaaatataatattttaaactttaaaataaaatataaaattctcattttactCCAAACCTAtccttagttttaattttagtacAAGTTAACCATGGAAATAACGCAACCTTCAATAATGAAATAAGGtcgcttaggaaaaaaaaaggaaaagaaagaacaacaaTGCTAGGGACAACCGGCGTGCGAAACCGTGGAGGAATCAGCTGACGTGGCTTTAAGAAAGTCAGATTTTAGAACAAGAAAGTCGTGATTTTGAAATGTTGGGTCTGTGATGTTGGGTCAGATTTCAGAACTCCTATCCTTTACTTTCAGAATAAGTATCGCGTCTGGTCTGGAAGAAACTCAGATTGTTGCCCATAAAACTTGATTTATACTTCACACTCCCATCTCATATTCATCCCCTTTGATTTATACTTCGCTCCTAACTTAGCTTCTTCGTTTTTCCTGATGATCTCATGGTAGTAATCAgatatttagagaaaatatcaCTCCCAACTATCTAATATTATCCCGAGTGATTGTCGAGAAAAATGGGagaaatagaagaaagaaagaaaataacggAAATCGAATCTCAAACTTATTTTTGTTCCACACTGAAGTTAACAAACACCTTTACTAATTAAAAGCATTGTTCCACCATCAAACTTCGTTGCAACAGAACGAGAAATCTCaagtattattactttttctttacttGAGTTTTCTCGGCAACTAGTCAGTTTGTACAGACGAGAAAGGCACCGGACAGATCTGATAGCATTAAACTTACCATACGGTGTCGAAAAGCATGGAAAAGGAAATTTAAGAATCCCAAAAGAAGAAAAGCGGAAGGAACCAGAGCTCAAAAAGTCTAGAAATGGAAACGAAAACCGTTCAGCACTACAAAAAGAGAGTAGAAAATAAACGTATAAAAGCAGAGGATAGGTCTGAAATGTTGGGTCTGCGATTAAGAAAGTCAGATTTCAGAACTCCTATCCTCCGCTTTTAGAATAAGTATCGCGTCTGGTCTGGGTCTAAAAGAAAAGCTGCGATTTTGGGTTTGCGATTTTGGAAGAAGCTTGTTGTTTACTTTTGATGGATCAATTGGCAGTGGTAAAGTAATGATATTCTTGTCAAAATCATGCAGTTCTTTGCAAAAATTTTCAATGATTTTGGGGTTTATCCAAATGGAGAAGTGAGAACTATGAGGTTGGTAACTGTGATtctgaaatgagaaaaaaggggaagaagGGGAAGACGAAGAATAGAAGAAACGTCGTCGTTTCTATTTGGCCACGTGGGACGCGGTTTCCCCGCAGTTCCCCTAGCCGgttacaaatagaatttctcaagaaagaaataaggtcGCAATTCCAAACCAAAAGGACCTAAACCCCTTAAAAATCCTACATAAAATCAGATCGGGATAGAACATATAAAGGCATAGACCAGAGCTTTCCACAGGTCCCACGACTCCGCAATCATCAACCACCCGACGCACCTCTGAACGTTTCCTACCAGtgggtgagcgagagagagagagagctacacGCGCAGGGGAAAATAAATCTTCTTCCTTATGGCGAGCGCAGCGGAGGTGGAGGCCGTGGACTTCGAGCCGGAGGACGACGACCTCATGGACGAGGACGGGGGCGTAGACGCCGCCCCTGCCTCGCCGAGGGCCCCACTCCCCAAGCTCAAGTCCGCCATCACTGGCGGCGCCTCCTCTTCTGCCGTTGCGAGGAAGACCAAGGGCCGTGGCTTTCGCGACGACCATCCCGACGTCCCCGACCGCTCCACCCGCCTCGCCGCCTCCAACTTCGACTCCCTCAGGTCTCCCGAAGGCCCTGGTCCCCAGCGATGTTAGTTCCCTTCCATACCCTCTTCagtttgagctttttttttaattgcgaTTTCTGATTGTGTTCATGCTTTCCTAGTTATTCTAGGGTTTTAGCAGTATTCGTTGGGATATAATGAGTTTGGGGATCAAAGTTGTGTTTGTTTTCGcctgaaattattttaagataaatgattGGTTGCCTGTGAAATTTGTGTCGTACCCTTGTGTTTCTGTTGAAATGGTTGGATACCACATGAATTTTGCTGTTTTGGTGGAAAATATTTCCTCGACCTGGGTTTCTCCAAACAAACAAATGCTAACTTCGTTCCTTGAGagataataagaataatgcGTTGAGGACTAGTGGGATAACTCTTTTTCTATAAACGGTCCTATCCTTATGGGTGATTCTTTCATTAGATTTGAGCATAGATCTGAAATTGATTTGGAACGAATGCCATCTTGGCTGAGATGTttcaaagttttgaaattttgtaatCTTTGAGGGGTCACATCTAATGCGATTTAGGACATTATCGTATACCAGGCTTGATAGCCTTTTGGTTCGTTAGTATATTAGCTGACTTGTGGTTTACATGGCATTTTCTTGTACTATTGCCAATTTTCCATTTCCTGCAAGTGTTTGAGAGTTGAGGAGTTTGATATTTGGTCTAGTTAAGCTTGGTCAGCGTTCAATATGGATAAATGTTTGACATAAATGGTAGTGGGGAATGGCCGACTTAGAATTTATCATTGTCAAGATAAGAGAGATCATGGTCAATCATATGTACCTTGTAAGATTTGCGTCATATACTCTAGTCAAGTTTGTTGATGTTCAAAGCTGGCTGATGCTTCTGTCTTTTGTCATTTGATTTGCTTAGGATTTTCTTGAGGCTGgccatttttatgttttatctaGATATAATTTACGACTCTGCTACCTGATTGGATATGTTTTTCCCTTCTGGACAATTTTCTTCTCGACTGTTTGATTCATATGAATCAACAATTAGTCACTGCTCTTTTGTCAGCATAGAGTCTTGCAATTGCAGGAACAAAACCTTTAGAGcttctctaaaatttttttctttttattctcctTACAGATCTCTAACAAGAATAAATACCAAGTTAGATCTACTTTGattttgtgtttcttttttcttttttaaagtcaGGCTTAACTTGCTGCGTTTAAAGAGTTTTGTAGTTTAGAACACTTTAATTGAGGGAATGTAATGGTTATGAGGGAGTTTGTCCTTGAATACAGATCTTTTTTCACTTCTctgacaaaagaaaataaaaatttcctgCTTCATATTTGCAGCCATTGAAGGATGGATTATTTTGGTCAGTGGAGTGCATGAAGAGGCACAAGAGGATGATCTGCAAAATTCCTTTGGTGAGTTTGGGGAGATTAAGAATTTGCATTTAAATCTTGATCGTCGCACTGGGTTTGTCAAGGTAAGCTttaagttacttttattttttatttttaatgaatgacaatGATGATGGTTAGTGGTTACCACTCTTTTATGCTAAGACATGCAAGTTTGCTACCGTTTTGTACCATAGGAAGCTTTACTTTATTTATGATAATAGGTCAAAGTACTAATCAAAAGAGGATTATAGGTCAGAATGAAAATTAAGTAGGTTGAGTTTTTTGAAACATGTTAAATGTTCTCCTTTGAATGTGAATAATATCATAATACGGCATGACAGCCATCTGCAATACCTAATGAATGTTTAAAGAAAATTCTTTACAAGATCATTATTATGATTGTGGAGGCATTCTCTTAACTACCTACCATATGGTCTTCCTTTCTAATGCCAGAAACTATTGTATATAAGATGTTCTTATATGGCTCAGTTTAATAAGTATACATTTTTCAACAGTTAATAAATGTTGTAGGGTCATTCTACTATTTCTAGCGcttgaatattttttggaaaCTAATAATGAAGGtaattgagttgagttgggtGGCTCTGAATATAGGGCAAAGACTGATCTAGTTACTGATTGTTCAAGTAGGGAAGAAGAATGatagttgtttttatttctctctgGTTGTTATACATTTCTAATCATCCTGGTAATTTGAAACCTTTCCCTTTTACAAGGGATATGCCCTGATTGAGTATGAGAACTTTGAGGAAGCACAGAGTGCGATATCCTCAATGAACGGTGCAGAATTTCTTACACAAACTCTCAGCGTTGACTGGGCCTTCAGTAGTGGATCCTCGGTTAATGGagcaatgaaaagaaagaatacAAGGTTAGCATGCAtacaattatgatttttttttttttgggaaattaAGTgctctatttttatataaggaAAGCAATACACGGAATTT contains:
- the LOC108994661 gene encoding RNA-binding protein Y14-like; this translates as MASAAEVEAVDFEPEDDDLMDEDGGVDAAPASPRAPLPKLKSAITGGASSSAVARKTKGRGFRDDHPDVPDRSTRLAASNFDSLRSPEGPGPQRSIEGWIILVSGVHEEAQEDDLQNSFGEFGEIKNLHLNLDRRTGFVKGYALIEYENFEEAQSAISSMNGAEFLTQTLSVDWAFSSGSSVNGAMKRKNTRPQRERRSRSPRRRY